The following proteins come from a genomic window of Metarhizium brunneum chromosome 2, complete sequence:
- the OXCT1_0 gene encoding Succinyl-CoA:3-ketoacid coenzyme A transferase 1: MPSAALRMATLRAFARHGCNPSPALTRSFSVSLRRAEINKVFPSASAALKDMKPNSTLLCGGFGLCGVPDTLIDEILQKPDITGLTAVSNNAGTDNSGLGKLLKTKQVKKMVASYIGENKTFETMYLTGEVELELTPQGTLAERCAAGGKGIPAFYTPAAFGTVVQTGDLPLKNKADGTPDEYSYPKDVKVFNGKSYLLEHAIDGDYAFVKAYKADKLGNCQFRLAAHNFNGAMGRNAKMTIVEAEHIVEPGEIPPEAVHLPGIYVKRVIQSTSEKNIEKFTFAKDESDADAKAALGTGDTAAKRERIVKRAAKEFKNGMYANLGIGMPMLAPGFVGPEVEVQLQSENGILGLGPYPKKGDEDADLINAGKETVTLNRGAAVFGSEESFGMIRSGRINLTILGAMQVSGTGDLANWMLPGKVKGFGGAMDLVSNPSKTKVVVTMEHTDKKGNPKIVKQCAFPLTGRACVSRIITELGVFDVDFAHGLNLVEIADGVTVDEIKSKTEAPFTVSKDLKPML; encoded by the exons ATGCCGTCCGCTGCTCTCCGCATGGCGACTCTCCGGGCCTTCGCTCGGCATGGCTGTAAC CCTTCTCCGGCCCTGACCAGGTCATTCTCCGTATCTCTACGCCGGGCTGAGATCAACAAGGTCTTCCCGTCTGCTTCAGCAGCTTTGAAGGATATGAAGCCGAACTCAACCCTGCTCTGTGGTGGATTTGGGCTTTGTGGTGTTCCCGATACCCTCATTGATGAAATCCTCCAAAAGCCTGATATCACTGGTCTCACAGCTGTTTCCAACAATGCCGGCACAGACAACTCCGGCCTCGGCAAGCTCCTCAAGACTAAGCAGGTCAAGAAGATGGTTGCTAGCTACATTGGGGAGAACAAGACATTCGAAACCATGTATCTGACCGGCGAGGTTGAGCTGGAGCTCACTCCCCAAGGAACCTTGGCTGAGCGTTGCGCGGCTGGTGGCAAGGGCATTCCGGCCTTCTACACCCCTGCTGCTTTCGGAACCGTGGTTCAAACCGGTGACTTGCCATTAAAAAACAAGGCCGACGGCACCCCAGATGAATACTCCTATCCCAAGGACGTCAAGGTGTTCAATGGCAAGTCGTATCTACTAGAGCATGCTATTGATGGCGACTATGCCTTTGTCAAGGCCTACAAGGCAGACAAGCTCGGCAACTGCCAGTTCCGTCTTGCTGCCCACAACTTCAATGGTGCCATGGGCCGCAATGCCAAAATGACCATTGTCGAAGCTGAGCATATTGTTGAGCCTGGTGAGATACCTCCCGAAGCCGTCCACCTGCCCGGCATCTATGTGAAGCGCGTTATTCAGAGCACAAGTGAGAAGAATATTGAAAAGTTCACTTTTGCCAAGGATGAAAGCGACGCCGATGCCAAGGCCGCGTTGGGAACCGGCGACACCGCCGCCAAACGTGAGCGCATTGTCAAGCGAGCAGCCAAGGAGTTCAAGAACGGCATGTACGCCAATTTGGGCATCGGCATGCCTATGCTAGCGCCGGGTTTCGTTGGTCCCGAGGTCGAAGTCCAGCTTCAGTCTGAGAATGGTATCCTTGGCTTGGGTCCTTATCCCAAGAAGggtgacgaggatgccgactTGATCAATGCTGGCAAGGAGACGGTAACCCTCAACCGTGGTGCGGCCGTCTTTGGCAGCGAGGAAAGCTTTGGCATGATTCGCAGCGGAAGAATCAACCTCACTATTTTGGGAGCTATGCAAGTAAGCGGAACTGGTGACCTTGCCAACTGGATGCTGCCCGGCAAGGTCAAAGGCTTTGGTGGTGCCATGGATCTCGTCAGCAACCCTTCCAAGACCAAGGTAGTTGTGACGATGGAGCACACCGACAAGAAGGGCAACCCCAAGATAGTCAAGCAATGCGCATTCCCCTTGACTGGACGTGCATGCGTGTCACGAATCATTACCGAACTA GGAGTTTTCGACGTTGATTTTGCACATGGCCTGAACCTTGTCGAGATAGCTGATGGCGTGACGGTTGACGAGATTAAGAGCAAGACCGAGGCACCTTTTACCGTGTCCAAGGATCTTAAGCCCATGTTGTAA
- the vps74 gene encoding Vacuolar protein sorting-associated protein 74 → MSSSGLTRRRGAGGGGIANTEAEASNAASRTNSSHNVRDSGPETSYENSENGHKIAFDPRDISESAERSKQPKLTMMEEVLLLGLKDKQGYLSFWNDNISYALRGCIVLELAFRGRISMEKDPSRRRFPPADRNIEVIDDTLTGEVLLDEALKMMKQSEKMSVSSWIDLMSGETWNLMKIGYQLKQVRERLAKGLVDKGILRTEKRNFLLFDMATHPVADGGAKEELRRRVRNVLTQRTVVLSGNQFLPENLEFRYLRTVCMVCAAYAANVLENALSTLGHEARERAFAQTDELLADYSQWPFGKKATSNGIGANLPQAISEEISKAKDKELQLEVVAACLSVFTRLDSLL, encoded by the exons ATGTCCTCGTCCGGCCTGACACGGCGTCGTGGCGCTGGCGGAGGCGGCATAGCCAACACTGAAGCCGAAGCCAGCAACGCTGCCTCTAGGACCAATTCCTCCCACAACGTCAGAGACAGCGGCCCAGAGACGAGCTACGAGAATAGCGAAAATGGCCACAAAATCGCTTTCGACCCCAGAGACATCAGCGAGAGCGCCGAGCGCAGCAAACAGCCCAAGTTGACCATGATGGAGGAGGTCTTGCTCTTGGGACTCAAAGATAAGCAG GGATACCTGTCCTTCTGGAACGACAACATTTCCTACGCCCTCCGAGGATGCATTGTTCTCGAACTGGCCTTCCGTGGCCGCATCAGCATGGAAAAGGACCCTTCTCGACGGCGATTCCCCCCAGCCGATCGAAATATTGAAGTTATAGATGATACATTGACCGGAGAAGTCTTGCTCGACGAGGCTCTCAAAATGATGAAGCAGAGCGAGAAGATGAGCGTTAGCTCCTGGATTGATTTAATGAGCG GCGAGACGTGGAACTTGATGAAGATTGGCTATCAATTGAAGCAAGTTCGTGAGCGATTAGCCAAGGGCCTCGTAGACAAAGGCATACTCCGAACCGAGAAGCGCAACTTCCTCTTATTCGACATGGCCACTCATCCCGTTGCCGATGGCGGAGCCAAGGAGGAGTTGCGCCGCAGAGTCCGCAACGTGCTCACACAAAGAACCGTTGTCCTCAGCGGCAACCAGTTCCTACCCGAGAACCTCGAGTTCAGATACCTCCGGACCGTGTGCATGGTCTGCGCCGCATATGCCGCCAATGTTTTGGAGAATGCTCTGTCAACCCTTGGTCACGAAGCCCGCGAGAGAGCTTTTGCTCAGACGGACGAACTGCTCGCGGACTATAGCCAATGGCCGTTTGGAAAGAAGGCTACTAGCAACGGCATCGGTGCCAACTTGCCACAGGCCATTTCAGAG GAAAtcagcaaggccaaggataAGGAGCTGCAGTTGGAAGTCGTTGCCGCCTGCCTGAGCGTCTTTACTCGCCTCGACTCCCTCCTATAA
- the infB gene encoding Translation initiation factor IF-2 encodes MLRARAWKGRGHPFACTYCRAQLSSATSQTHQALWSAQGPCTTTTATRHNSNTGRSAPSNGGFPGGFAGSVAGSWGAFAANKPARTLDSKVSSGGSLLPHELAARSRMKGPRTKSNTSNTEANRGLDKVGSPLTRSKSRSRTHDARQAQATKSKSVLADVFKTMREPKTPPTPKSWSAAGQQGSSGQTTRFAPETPTVTFSPNPSATTSQIAHRRAPPPEPSMHPAGGAPRQIGWGSFSHRKQQVPTHGHSHGNDSTTWSEITRSARAKPRSHQRQKIANPSSITATSKGGPEVIAPEQDFWGELDTRVAGFREVKGKGRRESAEADGLGKRPIDKAPSSDGDGSGHNQSVASSHQVHDKARERERRKSRFDIEDEPASDDRRTKKSRKSARGRRVELDEDWDDESSRRWEHKQRRKAEKEAQKERELHEENPAMPIFLPEYISVSNLAQALKQRPDQFLVDMEEMGFENVTPDTIMTGETAALISMEYGFDPTVDTGSQRDLKPRPIPDDVSSLPSRPPVVTIMGHVDHGKTTLLDWLRKSSVAAQEHGGITQHIGAFVVKMSTGKHITFLDTPGHAAFLSMRQRGANVTDVVVLVVAADDSVMPQTIEALKHATSAKVPIIVAINKVDKEDARIDQVKADLARHGVEIEDYGGDVQVVCVSGKTGQGMPDLEESIITLSEILDVRAETDDMAEGWILESSVKQNGKAATVLVKRGTLRPGDFIVAGKTWARVRVLRNEAGAELVEAAPGTPVEVLGWRELPDAGEQVLQAPDEGKAKTAVQYRLEMAEREQSSVQLAEQEQRQRDKAAAEDKAEEDGDAHAASEPGILYQNFTVRADVVGSVEAVCGSVLELGNNEVRPKILRSAAGQISEYDIDHAAASKSVIVNFNVPILPHIKQRAEEAKVRILDHNVIYHVVDDAKAVLSELLPINITYRVSGEADILQVFPINLKKRVFKNIAGCRVRNGSIKKSSLVKVLRKGKVIFDGNIDTLKHVKKDVMEMGKGTECGIGLEGFEDFEVDDQIQTYEEVRERRIL; translated from the exons ATGCTGAGAGCCCGTGCCTGGAAG GGCCGCGGTCATCCGTTCGCTTGTACATACTGCCGAGCCCAGTTGTCGTCGGCCACATCGCAAACCCACCAAGCACTGTGGTCTGCCCAGGGCCCCTGTACGACTACGACTGCCACGCGACATAATTCAAATACTGGCCGAAGTGCGCCTTCCAATGGAGGGTTTCCCGGAGGCTTCGCCGGCTCTGTCGCCGGCTCCTGGGGTGCGTTTGCGGCCAACAAACCCGCAAGGACGCTGGATAGCAAAGTCTCGTCTGGTGGAAGCCTCCTTCCCCATGAGCTGGCGGCAAGGAGTCGTATGAAGGGACCCAGAACCAAGTCAAATACAAGCAACACCGAAGCGAATCGGGGGTTGGACAAGGTCGGCTCGCCTCTCACGCGGTCAAAAAGCCGGAGCCGAACCCACGATGCCCGCCAAGCACAAGctacaaagtcaaagtctGTCCTCGCCGATGTATTCAAAACGATGCGAGAACCTAAAACGCCACCGACGCCAAAGTCTTGGTCTGCGGCTGGTCAGCAGGGAAGCTCTGGCCAAACGACGAGGTTTGCGCCGGAGACCCCAACCGTCACTTTCTCCCCTAATCCGTCTGCCACTACATCTCAGATAGCTCATCGTagagctcctcctccagaGCCCTCGATGCATCCTGCGGGCGGTGCGCCGAGGCAAATCGGATGGGGCTCCTTTAGCCACCGTAAGCAGCAGGTTCCGACTCATGGCCACAGTCATGGTAATGACTCCACTACCTGGTCAGAAATCACAAGATCAGCCCGAGCAAAGCCAAGGTCTCATCAGAGACAGAAAATCGCCAATCCTAGCAGTATAACTGCTACGTCCAAGGGGGGACCTGAAGTAATTGCCCCGGAGCAGGACTTCTGGGGAGAGCTAGATACGAGGGTGGCCGGGTTCAGAGAGGTTAAAGGCAAGGGCCGACGAGAATCGGCTGAAGCGGACGGCTTGGGCAAAAGACCCATCGACAAAGCACCAAGTAGCGATGGAGATGGGTCAGGGCACAACCAAAGCGTAGCTTCATCCCATCAAGTCCATGACAAGGCTCGGGAAAGGGAGAGGAGAAAATCAAGGTTTGATATTGAAGACGAACCAGCCTCCGACGATCGAAGAACGAAGAAGTCCAGAAAATCCGCCAGAGGTCGCCGCGTGGAATTAGACGAGGACTGGGATGACGAGTCGTCGCGTCGCTGGGAACACAAACAGCGCCGAAAGGCTGAGAAGGAGGCacaaaaagagagagagcttCATGAGGAGAATCCTGCCATGCCAATCTTTCTTCCCGAGTATATCAGTGTGTCAAATTTGGCGCAGGCGCTGAAGCAACGCCCGGATCAGTTCTTGGTCGATATGGAAGAGATGGGCTTCGAGAACGTGACACCCGATACCATCATGACAGGTGAAACCGCAGCGCTCATCTCCATGGAATATGGCTTTGATCCCACTGTCGACACTGGTTCACAACGCGATCTGAAGCCCCGACCAATTCCGGATGACGTATCCTCACTACCCAGCCGTCCTCCGGTGGTCACCATCATGGGCCATGTTGATCACGGAAAGACAACGCTATTGGACTGGCTACGAAAATCATCAGTTGCTGCCCAAGAGCATGGTGGCATCACACAGCACATCGGTGCCTTTGTTGTGAAGATGTCTACGGGCAAGCATATCACGTTTTTGGACACGCCAGGACACGCAGCGTTTCTCTCCATGCGTCAGCGTGGAGCCAACGTTACCGATGTTGTTGTCCTGGTGGTTGCAGCAGACGACAGTGTCATGCCGCAGACCATTGAAGCCCTGAAGCACGCCACGTCTGCAAAGGTGCCCATCATCGTGGCGATTAACAAGGTTGACAAAGAAGATGCTCGGATTGATCAAGTAAAGGCAGACCTTGCTCGGCATGGCGTCGAAATCGAAGATTATGGCGGCGACGTCCAAGTTGTTTGTGTAAGTGGCAAAACCGGTCAGGGCATGCCCGACTTGGAAGAGAGCATCATCACGCTGTCAGAGATTCTCGACGTCCGTGCCGAGAccgacgacatggcggaAGGCTGGATTCTAGAATCTAGTGTAAAACAAAACGGCAAGGCTGCAACGGTGCTGGTTAAGCGCGGAACTCTTCGGCCAGGAGACTTCATTGTTGCTGGGAAAACCTGGGCCAGGGTCCGAGTCCTCCGCAACGAAGCTGGGGCTGAGCTTGTGGAAGCAGCCCCAGGCACTCCCGTTGAAGTATTGGGGTGGCGAGAATTACCAGACGCCGGAGAGCAGGTGCTGCAGGCACCTGACgaaggcaaggcaaagacggccgTCCAGTACCGGCTCGAAATGGCTGAGCGTGAGCAGAGCTCCGTCCAACTGGCCGAGCAGGAACAGCGACAGCGagacaaggctgctgctgaagacaaagcagaagaagatggagacgCCCATGCCGCCTCTGAACCTGGTATCTTGTATCAAAACTTTACCGTAAGAGCCGATGTCGTTGGCTCAGTAGAGGCTGTCTGTGGCAGCGTCCTAGAACTGGGCAATAATGAGGTACGACCCAAGATTCTTCGATCGGCGGCCGGCCAGATATCAGAGTACGATATCGACCACGCAGCGGCCTCAAAGAGCGTCATTGTCAACTTCAACGTTCCCATCTTGCCCCATATCAAGCAGCGTGCAGAAGAGGCCAAGGTCAGAATTCTCGACCACAATGTCATTTACCATGTAGTAGACGACGCCAAAGCAGTCCTTTCGGAGCTTCTACCCATCAACATCACCTACCGCGTCAGCGGGGAGGCGGACATTCTTCAGGTTTTTCCTATAAATTTGAAGAAGAGAGTTTTCAAGAATATCGCCGGGTGTAGAGTACGCAACGGGTCCATTAAGAAATCTTCCTTGGTCAAGGTGCTTCGGAAGGGCAAGGTTATCTTTGATG GTAACATCGATACCCTGAAGCACGTCAAGAAAGATGTCATGGAGATGGGCAAGGGCACAGAGTGCGGCATTGGCCTGGAAGGCTTTGAAGACTTTGAAGTCGACGACCAGATTCAAACATATGAGGAAGTCAGGGAGAGGCGGATATTGTGA
- the TSR3 gene encoding 18S rRNA aminocarboxypropyltransferase — MVRHKKDFAARGKKSGRGGGHGGGGSRQPRHQDGDQGQQPARPAFKAACWDLGHCDPKRCSGKKLMKLGMMRDLHMGQRHHGVIITPNGRQVVSPADRELMDQYGAAVVECSWARTQEVQWSKVGGKCERLLPYLVAANTVNYGKPWRLNCVEALAAAFYICGHADWAEQILAPFSYGESFLHINASILKRYAACQDAAEVKKTEAEWMERLEREYAESREQGHGDMWTTGNTNRMAMPPSDDDDDADDDDDDDDDDEGEGEGEEGDSDARSDGRGSVDGIYLGKKPLDPKPGEIPANIPDEQARRDKDPFDITDGSEDDDAAMEEIRRKVLASKTFSNPNPELEQEKKKPASIPRPQQRHRYQVDLDMQPDSDNERSADNQDDSDAAGDDDEFDNIIEATPVTDRIGLAKLEKERRQATTTTKTFSSTSVSAPNRW; from the coding sequence ATGGTTCGTCACAAGAAGGATTTTGCTGCCAGAGGCAAAAAAagcggccgtggtggtggccatggaggTGGCGGCTCGAGACAGCCCCGCCATCAGGACGGCGACCaaggccagcagccagcacgaCCAGCTTTCAAGGCAGCATGCTGGGATCTGGGCCACTGCGACCCCAAACGATGCTCAGGGAAGAAACTCATGAAGCTGGGAATGATGCGCGATCTTCACATGGGCCAAAGACACCATGGAGTCATCATCACCCCCAACGGCCGACAAGTCGTCTCCCCCGCTGATCGAGAGCTCATGGACCAGTACGGCGCCGCTGTGGTCGAGTGCTCCTGGGCCCGTACGCAAGAGGTTCAGTGGAGCAAGGTTGGCGGGAAATGCGAACGACTGCTGCCCTACCTCGTCGCCGCGAACACTGTCAATTACGGAAAGCCGTGGCGACTGAATTGCGTCGAAGCCCTCGCCGCTGCCTTTTACATCTGCGGACATGCCGACTGGGCAGAGCAGATCCTGGCTCCATTTTCGTACGGAGAGTCTTTCTTACATATCAACGCGAGCATTCTCAAACGATATGCCGCTTGCCAGGATGCTGCCGAAGTGAAAAAGACAGAGGCAGAATGGATGGAGAGATTAGAGCGGGAATACGCAGAGAGCAGAgaacaaggccatggcgacatgTGGACGACCGGTAATACCAACCGCATGGCAATGCCTCCctctgatgatgatgatgacgccgatgacgatgacgacgacgacgacgacgacgaaggcgaaggcgaaggcgaaGAGGGTGACAGCGATGCAAGGTCAGATGGTCGCGGTAGTGTAGATGGCATATATCTGGGCAAGAAGCCGTTAGATCCCAAACCTGGCGAGATTCCTGCAAATATACCAGACGAGCAAGCCAGAAGAGACAAAGACCCATTTGACATTACAGACGGCAgcgaagatgacgacgccgccatggAGGAAATCCGGCGCAAGGTCCTGGCCTCCAAAACCTTTAGCAATCCAAATCCCGAGTTGgaacaagagaagaagaagcctgcGTCAATACCGCGACCGCAGCAACGGCATCGGTACCAAGTCGACCTTGATATGCAGCCCGACTCGGATAACGAGAGGAGCGCCGACAACCAAGACGACAGTGATGCTGCCGGGGATGACGACGAGTTTGATAATATTATCGAAGCCACGCCCGTCACTGACAGGATTGGGCTGGCGAAGCTCGAGAAGGAGCGCAGACAAGCAACGACAACTACCAAGACATTTTCGTCGACTTCTGTCTCAGCGCCGAACAGGTGGTAG